From the genome of Populus trichocarpa isolate Nisqually-1 chromosome 15, P.trichocarpa_v4.1, whole genome shotgun sequence, one region includes:
- the LOC7475157 gene encoding rab GTPase-activating protein 22 isoform X2, which translates to MKALKRSQTSSSSSNSSSPPSSSSSSWIHLRSVLFVVTSSSPAYCSSSSSSDRGRLKSPWSRRKRKHALTPRQWKSLFTPDGKLRDGGVTFLKKVRSGGIDPSIRTEVWPFLLGVYDLNSTSEEREIIRIQKRKEYENFRRQCRRLRKHSNDCSKGTSERSCIEDSGSLAEDSDYSSYEDVVSARESLSSEERSPDVEDSDDPSSALLEGYDASGQTTNTDASALNTESSDSESSEDPEVIQASSSSEGREENDLDVPLKENTSPSRTELHPNQCAGENFATWQRIIRVDAVRANAEWIPYSPSQATVSELRARHAADAVGLKDYDSLEPCRIFHAARLVAILEAYAVYDPEIGYCQGMSDLLSPIIAVVTEDHEAFWCFVGFMRKARHNFRLDEVGIRRQLSIVSKIIKCKDSHLYRHLEKLQAEDCFFVYRMVVVLFRRELTFEQTICLWEVMWADQAAIRAGIGKSAWSRIRQRAPPTEDLLLYAIAASVLQKRKLIIEKYSSMDEILRECNSMSGHLDVWKLLDDAHNLVVNLHDKIEAPFR; encoded by the exons ATGAAAGCTCTAAAACGGAGTCAAACATCGTCGTCTTCGTCAAATTCATCTTCTCCTCCGTCGTCTTCGTCTTCGTCGTGGATTCATTTGCGTTCGGTTCTCTTTGTAGTTACTTCCTCCTCACCGGCTTATtgttcctcctcttcctcttctgaTCG GGGCCGGCTTAAGTCGCCATGGTCTCGAAGGAAGAGAAAACATGCCCTTACTCCTAGGCAATGGAAAAGTTTGTTTACACCAGATGGCAAACTCCGTGATGGCGGAGTTACGTTTTTGAAGAAAGTTCGAAGCGGG GGTATTGATCCAAGTATTAGAACAGAGGTCTGGCCATTCCTCCTTGGAGT ATATGACTTGAATAGTACCtcagaagagagagagattataaGAATCCAGAAAAG AAAGGAATATGAGAATTTTCGCAGACAGTGCCGTCGACTTCGCAAACACAGCAATGATTGCTCCAAAGGAACCAGTGAAAGAAGCTGTATTGAGGACAGCGGAAGTCTTGCTGAAGACTCTGACTATTCAAGTTATGAAGATGTGGTTAGTGCCAGGGAGTCTCTTTCCAGCGAGGAAAGGAGTCCTGATGTTGAGGACTCTGATGACCCTTCCAGTGCACTGTTGGAAGGTTATGATGCTTCAGGACAGACCACAAACACTGATGCCTCTGCACTAAACACCGAGTCTTCTGACTCAGAATCTTCTGAAGATCCTGAAGTCATTCAGGCTTCCTCCTCTTCAGAGGGCAGGGAAGAGAATGATCTTGATGTGCCTTTGAAAGAGAACACTTCTCCCTCAAGGACTGAGCTCCATCCAAACCAATGCGCTGGTGAAAATTTTGCCACATGGCAGCGGATCATTCGTGTTGATGCAGTGCGAGCCAATGCTGAATGGATTCCATATTCTCCGTCTCAGGCAACAGTTTCAGAGTTAAGAGCACGTCATGCTGCAGACGCTGTTGGGTTGAAGGACTATGATTCGCTGGAACCCTGCAGAATTTTCCATGCTGCAAGACTAGTTGCTATTCTTGAAGCCTATGCAGTCTATGACCCTGAAATTGGGTATTGCCAGGGCATGAGTGATCTACTTTCTCCAATAATTGCAGTGGTCACAGAGGATCACGAGGCTTTCTGGTGTTTTGTGGGTTTCATGAGAAAGGCTAGGCATAATTTTAGGCTTGATGAAGTGGGGATTCGAAGGCAACTCAGTATTGTTTCCAAGATTATCAAATGCAAAGACTCCCACCTCTACAGGCACTTGGAGAAGCTACAGGCTGAGGAttgcttttttgtttatagGATGGTAGTGGTGCTGTTCAGGAGAGAATTGACATTTGAACAGACAATTTGCCTCTGGGAGGTGATGTGGGCAGATCAGGCAGCAATAAGGGCCGGTATTGGAAAGTCTGCTTGGAGCAGGATAAGGCAGCGAGCACCACCAACAGAGGATTTATTGCTTTATGCTATTGCAGCTTCTGTGTTacagaaaaggaaattaatcaTAGAGAAATATAGCAGCATGGACGAGATCTTAAGGGAATGCAATAGCATGTCTGGGCACCTTGATGTATGGAAACTCCTCGACGATGCGCATAATCTGGTAGTGAACCTTCATGACAAGATAGAGGCACCCTTCCGATGA
- the LOC7475157 gene encoding rab GTPase-activating protein 22 isoform X1: MLISSSNSPNGGIQLSGGGGGGRFWWEVVPVAPSSRTTLAFTAVAGIAVFAALLYTTSRGRLKSPWSRRKRKHALTPRQWKSLFTPDGKLRDGGVTFLKKVRSGGIDPSIRTEVWPFLLGVYDLNSTSEEREIIRIQKRKEYENFRRQCRRLRKHSNDCSKGTSERSCIEDSGSLAEDSDYSSYEDVVSARESLSSEERSPDVEDSDDPSSALLEGYDASGQTTNTDASALNTESSDSESSEDPEVIQASSSSEGREENDLDVPLKENTSPSRTELHPNQCAGENFATWQRIIRVDAVRANAEWIPYSPSQATVSELRARHAADAVGLKDYDSLEPCRIFHAARLVAILEAYAVYDPEIGYCQGMSDLLSPIIAVVTEDHEAFWCFVGFMRKARHNFRLDEVGIRRQLSIVSKIIKCKDSHLYRHLEKLQAEDCFFVYRMVVVLFRRELTFEQTICLWEVMWADQAAIRAGIGKSAWSRIRQRAPPTEDLLLYAIAASVLQKRKLIIEKYSSMDEILRECNSMSGHLDVWKLLDDAHNLVVNLHDKIEAPFR; this comes from the exons ATGTTaatcagcagcagcaacagtCCAAACGGCGGAATCCAGCTCTCcggtggcggcggcggcggtaGATTCTGGTGGGAAGTTGTGCCAGTGGCGCCGTCGTCGAGAACAACTCTTGCTTTCACTGCCGTAGCCGGAATCGCCGTGTTCGCCGCCCTGCTCTACACTACCAGTAG GGGCCGGCTTAAGTCGCCATGGTCTCGAAGGAAGAGAAAACATGCCCTTACTCCTAGGCAATGGAAAAGTTTGTTTACACCAGATGGCAAACTCCGTGATGGCGGAGTTACGTTTTTGAAGAAAGTTCGAAGCGGG GGTATTGATCCAAGTATTAGAACAGAGGTCTGGCCATTCCTCCTTGGAGT ATATGACTTGAATAGTACCtcagaagagagagagattataaGAATCCAGAAAAG AAAGGAATATGAGAATTTTCGCAGACAGTGCCGTCGACTTCGCAAACACAGCAATGATTGCTCCAAAGGAACCAGTGAAAGAAGCTGTATTGAGGACAGCGGAAGTCTTGCTGAAGACTCTGACTATTCAAGTTATGAAGATGTGGTTAGTGCCAGGGAGTCTCTTTCCAGCGAGGAAAGGAGTCCTGATGTTGAGGACTCTGATGACCCTTCCAGTGCACTGTTGGAAGGTTATGATGCTTCAGGACAGACCACAAACACTGATGCCTCTGCACTAAACACCGAGTCTTCTGACTCAGAATCTTCTGAAGATCCTGAAGTCATTCAGGCTTCCTCCTCTTCAGAGGGCAGGGAAGAGAATGATCTTGATGTGCCTTTGAAAGAGAACACTTCTCCCTCAAGGACTGAGCTCCATCCAAACCAATGCGCTGGTGAAAATTTTGCCACATGGCAGCGGATCATTCGTGTTGATGCAGTGCGAGCCAATGCTGAATGGATTCCATATTCTCCGTCTCAGGCAACAGTTTCAGAGTTAAGAGCACGTCATGCTGCAGACGCTGTTGGGTTGAAGGACTATGATTCGCTGGAACCCTGCAGAATTTTCCATGCTGCAAGACTAGTTGCTATTCTTGAAGCCTATGCAGTCTATGACCCTGAAATTGGGTATTGCCAGGGCATGAGTGATCTACTTTCTCCAATAATTGCAGTGGTCACAGAGGATCACGAGGCTTTCTGGTGTTTTGTGGGTTTCATGAGAAAGGCTAGGCATAATTTTAGGCTTGATGAAGTGGGGATTCGAAGGCAACTCAGTATTGTTTCCAAGATTATCAAATGCAAAGACTCCCACCTCTACAGGCACTTGGAGAAGCTACAGGCTGAGGAttgcttttttgtttatagGATGGTAGTGGTGCTGTTCAGGAGAGAATTGACATTTGAACAGACAATTTGCCTCTGGGAGGTGATGTGGGCAGATCAGGCAGCAATAAGGGCCGGTATTGGAAAGTCTGCTTGGAGCAGGATAAGGCAGCGAGCACCACCAACAGAGGATTTATTGCTTTATGCTATTGCAGCTTCTGTGTTacagaaaaggaaattaatcaTAGAGAAATATAGCAGCATGGACGAGATCTTAAGGGAATGCAATAGCATGTCTGGGCACCTTGATGTATGGAAACTCCTCGACGATGCGCATAATCTGGTAGTGAACCTTCATGACAAGATAGAGGCACCCTTCCGATGA
- the LOC7464520 gene encoding cytochrome b5: MASSKVYLFDEIAKHNKTEDCWLIISGKVYDVTSFMDDHPGGGEVLLSSTGKDATNDFEDVGHSDDARGMMGKYVIGEVDVTTVPTKRLYVAPGLGGTSSKDDKSEFLIKILQLLVPLLILGLALAARTYTKKE; the protein is encoded by the exons ATGGCTTCTTCAAAGGTTTACTTGTTCGATGAGATCGCCAAGCACAACAAAACCGAGGATTGTTGGCTTATTATCTCCGGCAAG GTGTATGATGTCACCTCGTTTATGGATGATCATCCTGGAGGCGGAGAAGTTTTGCTGTCATCAACAG GGAAAGATGCAACGAATGATTTTGAAGATGTTGGTCACAGCGATGATGCTAGAGGGATGATGGGAAAGTATGTCATTGGTGAGGTAGATGTAACAACTGTTCCAACGAAACGTCTTTACGTAGCACCAGGTTTGGGAGGAACAAGCTCCAAAGATGACAAGTCTGAGTTTCTGATTAAGATCTTGCAGCTACTCGTGCCACTCTTAATCTTGGGCTTAGCTCTTGCTGCCCGAACCTACACCAAGAAAGAGTAG